From Entelurus aequoreus isolate RoL-2023_Sb linkage group LG22, RoL_Eaeq_v1.1, whole genome shotgun sequence, one genomic window encodes:
- the LOC133639710 gene encoding suppressor of cytokine signaling 1-like, which translates to MVGDHLGKAVAQNEKHSHAPDEPARTPQVHGPESQEQQNQDEGTPDGLQWSRRSWEELEAGCQAETGVNAAILPSHLQPFHSQEEYRLVKQTHLQLLHSSYYWGPLPMAEAHKTLAHLSPGTFLIRDSGQPDVFFTLSYQSAEGPVSVRVMLDKLLFSLYGCQRTFPSLFALLAYYSKLTRPHRRQRPELLKQVCRRALVRAYGADNLRTLPGLSMEVKDYVLDYPHAI; encoded by the exons ATGGTTGGAGATCACCTTGGTAAAGCCGTAGCACAGAATGAAAAGCACAGCCATGCTCCTGATGAGCCTGCAAGAACTCCTCAAGTCCACGGTCCAGAGAGCCAGGAGCAACAGAACCAGGACGAGGGCACACCCGATGGGCTCCAGTGGAGCAGGCGCTCGTGGGAGGAACTTGAAGCCGGGTGTCAG GCGGAGACTGGAGTGAACGCCGCCATCTTGCCCTCTCATCTGCAACCTTTCCACAGCCAGGAAGAGTACAGGCTGGTGAAGCAGACTCACCTGCAGCTGCTGCACAGTTCTTACTACTGGGGACCCTTGCCCATGGCGGAGGCACACAAGACTTTGGCCCATTTGTCACCAGGAACCTTCCTTATCAG AGACAGCGGGCAGCCGGACGTCTTCTTCACGCTGAGCTACCAGAGCGCCGAGGGCCCAGTGAGCGTCCGTGTGATGCTGGACAAGCTGCTCTTCTCTCTCTACGGATGCCAAAGGACTTTCCCCTCGCTCTTCGCCCTGCTGGCGTATTACAGCAAGTTGACCCGCCCACACCGCAGGCAGCGGCCTGAGCTCCTCAAGCAGGTGTGCAGGCGGGCGCTGGTGCGAGCGTATGGTGCAGACAACCTGAGGACCTTGCCCGGACTCAGCATGGAGGTGAAAGACTACGTCCTGGACTATCCTCATGCTATATAA